In Augochlora pura isolate Apur16 unplaced genomic scaffold, APUR_v2.2.1 APUR_unplaced_5358, whole genome shotgun sequence, the genomic window TAATTTAAGATCCGAGTGCCGTGGAAGGCTGCAACACGACTCCGCGAGAACGCTGTTTCGCGCGTTATCGCGCGAATACGCTGGGCAGCGTACGGTAAACGAGGAATTTCTGTGCTTCGGCGGGAGATAACGGTATTTACATCGCAGGatacatttatattgtaatacgGTTCGTGGATAAGCGAGGGGATTAGAAATCATAGTTCTATCATAAGTCCTATTTTCCTCGTGAAAAACTAACAGTGTTATTGTTTACCAATGTATAGATGGTTATTGACCCGATTTAGTGTTTAGATACTTCAGaggttcgaagaatttatagTAACTTTATAATCTACCTTACTCgttcttttttaacattttgacgTGTATTGATTACATTTTATGACACAAGTCTTACCGTGGATGAAACTGCGTAACTAATTTGGAAGTTTGCGTGTGTCGAAATTTTGACCTTTGCTCCGTCGCGTACAGTTCCTCGGCTCGATTCGATCATGaatacagttttttttatctatGGCACGTACGATTACTTATCTGTGATTTCAGATATAAGTTTAGTGCCCAGTTTATCCAGAGACCAAAATTGCATTCGTATTAAAGTCTCCATGTTCAATTCTATCGCCGAAATTACCACTGCATTTTATTGTTCAATAGAAATGGATCGTCAATGTTTAAAGAAGTTGTCGAGTCATTTTACACGCGTTCATTACAAAAATTGGTATATTTCCTCATATTTACAAGTGATCAATAATTTACATTGTCGTCGTCTTTCTTGCATACTCGGCATACAATACTACAAAAAAGTACTAGTTCTACAAAACATTTACGCGGCAATCGCAATTCGCTCCCTGGATTCTGACCAGAATCGAGACACCCCCGTGGCGAAAATAACTGTTATAACTATTCCAGTTATCAAAAACATCAACGAGAAGCACGCGATGAGACGACCTGAAAgagaattatcaattattattcactCGTATAAAGCGACAAAAGTTTGAGAGATTCTTCCGTAGAAAGTTTCTAGATTATTAGCTGTACAATCGTCGCCGATATCGAGACGAAGCGACGGTGCACGCGGTATCAACACCTCAACGTTTCCACCATTACTTCACCGAATCATTCCTAATCAGCGGAAGCGTCGGAAAAATTTCCCAAATAATTTTGTGGAATTTTACTCTGACATTGCGTCACGCGAAACTGTGGAAACCCACCTCGATACTTCACGAACATATTGTGATACCCTGCGTCAGCGACCACGTGCACTACCGTAGGGTTGTTTTGAGAACTGGGATGCTGTTGCGCGATGGATATCTCCGTCAAACTTGTATCCGGATTTCCAATCGGTGGCTGACGAGGAACCCAAGGCGGCACCTGATACGGAGGGTTGTGAATGTT contains:
- the LOC144477928 gene encoding uncharacterized protein LOC144477928, translating into MEMKTGVPYPTTPPTYSETTMTSPQPTSMIPPLLPRNHQYMPHPPSPSPYQPEPTSNIHNPPYQVPPWVPRQPPIGNPDTSLTEISIAQQHPSSQNNPTVVHVVADAGYHNMFVKYRGRLIACFSLMFLITGIVITVIFATGVSRFWSESRERIAIAA